The window CCCCCAAGAGTGCTGCCAGCCTCAGCCGGCACACTTTCTGCACCGACCAGGGGGGAGGGATCCGCACCCTCAGCGACCCCTCCGCGAGCGTGGACGATTGCCTGAAGAAGGGCGTGCCGGTACAGCCGGAGGAATGAAGGGGCTGGTTCTTGGCTGCGCCTGACGTGCGTCCTTGGCCTGCCCTGAGGCGCACGCCGAAGGGCCTGAGGTCTACTCCACGATGGCCAGCACGTCGCCGGCGTTGACGGTGGCGCCTTCGCGGGCCAGCACCTGGCGCACCACGCCCTTCTTGGGGGACTTCAACTCGTTCTGCATCTTCATGGCTTCCACCACGATGACGCCCTGGCCCTGCTCGACCGGGGTGTCGGCCGGGGCCAGCACCCGCACCACCTTGCCGGGCATGGGGGCGGTGAGCTTGCGCGGGCCCTCGGCGCCGTCGCCCGCCGCCTTGCGGGCGCGCAGGGAGCGCGGATCGCGCACCTCGCTGGCGTAGCGCGTCACGCCCACCAGGATGTGCTGGTCCGGGCCCACGCGCTCGCGCTTGATCTCGTAGGAGCGCCCGGCGAGCACCAGCGAGAGCACGTCGCGGTCGGTGATGATGGCG is drawn from Terriglobales bacterium and contains these coding sequences:
- a CDS encoding biotin/lipoyl-containing protein encodes the protein MTFDVQIDERSFRVELRQSDGRLECRVDGQPVEVDAIITDRDVLSLVLAGRSYEIKRERVGPDQHILVGVTRYASEVRDPRSLRARKAAGDGAEGPRKLTAPMPGKVVRVLAPADTPVEQGQGVIVVEAMKMQNELKSPKKGVVRQVLAREGATVNAGDVLAIVE